A region of Meiothermus cerbereus DSM 11376 DNA encodes the following proteins:
- a CDS encoding cation-translocating P-type ATPase, with protein sequence MTGQIPKGITQVEAEHRLAQYGPNRLPEKPPEALWRKVLRQFQSPLIYILLFALAVDLVLWVLEGSHGFPFESLAIGIILLFNAGLGVWQENKSEAALHKLKQMATPRVWVERDGRWQQIPSDLLVPGDLVRLEAGDRVPADLLLLEGSAAVDESVLTGESLPVEKSPSDELYGGTLLVRGRLYAQVARTGSQSALGRLAQMLGDVQADPTPLERRLRHFGHQIARAVLGVAFLVALGGVIFEGWHRLDEVLLFAVALAVAAVPEGLPAVLTLTLSLGVERMATRKAVVRKLAAVEALGSVTVIATDKTGTLTENRMEVRALDSPDLQAAYRVCALANDADHQAGDPMDLALLDYVRARGVDPEELRIRLPRHSERPFDSQHKFMRVTVREGAQTTSYLKGAPEVLLARCALSQAELESWREKAAAYAAEGYRVLGLAWGQGEREKDLHFAGLALFWDPPRPEVPGAIRQAQEAGIRVLMITGDHPATALAIAHQVGIQGDRVLTGEDLEDFTPEALQQALDEVNVFARVRPEHKLRLVEALKARGEIVAMTGDGVNDAPALKRSDVGVAMGQRGSDVSREVADLVLLDDNFATIVAAIEEGRSIYENIQKFIRFLFSTNVALVLLVLLGLMAAVVLGLRDAAGAFFLPLTAVQLLWINIIADGPPALALGVDRNPGVMRQRPRDPKAPLLDGPSLAFILVTGVAKAVLGASLLVFLYLRGAGLEVVRSSVFLYESLAQLIFAYPSRSVRLLPLPNRWLDLSIWGAVALMVLIFALPQGRVLLGLAPLNLDQTGWVIATTLLTWAVAAVMARWFRQQSR encoded by the coding sequence ATGACAGGCCAGATACCCAAAGGCATTACCCAGGTAGAAGCAGAACATCGGCTGGCCCAGTATGGCCCCAACCGCCTGCCCGAGAAACCCCCAGAAGCGCTGTGGCGTAAGGTTTTGCGGCAGTTCCAAAGTCCCCTGATCTACATTTTGCTTTTTGCCCTGGCAGTGGACCTGGTTTTGTGGGTGCTCGAGGGCAGCCACGGCTTCCCTTTCGAGTCGCTGGCCATTGGGATTATCTTGCTGTTCAACGCTGGACTGGGGGTGTGGCAGGAAAACAAGTCGGAAGCTGCCCTGCACAAGCTCAAACAGATGGCTACTCCACGGGTCTGGGTGGAGCGGGATGGGCGCTGGCAGCAGATACCCAGTGACCTGCTGGTGCCAGGCGACCTGGTACGCCTCGAGGCTGGCGACCGGGTCCCCGCCGACTTACTTCTGCTGGAGGGCAGTGCCGCAGTAGACGAGTCGGTACTGACCGGCGAAAGCCTGCCGGTAGAAAAATCCCCAAGCGACGAGCTTTACGGCGGCACTTTGTTGGTAAGGGGCAGGCTTTATGCCCAGGTGGCGCGCACCGGTAGCCAGAGTGCCCTGGGCCGTCTGGCCCAGATGCTGGGTGATGTGCAGGCCGATCCCACCCCCCTGGAGCGCCGTCTGCGACACTTTGGCCACCAGATCGCCAGGGCGGTGCTGGGGGTGGCCTTTCTGGTGGCGCTGGGGGGGGTTATCTTCGAGGGCTGGCATCGCCTGGACGAGGTGCTGCTGTTCGCGGTAGCGCTGGCGGTAGCAGCCGTACCGGAGGGCCTCCCGGCGGTACTTACCCTGACCCTCTCGCTGGGGGTGGAGCGAATGGCCACCCGTAAGGCGGTGGTTCGCAAGCTCGCAGCAGTGGAGGCGCTGGGCTCCGTCACGGTGATTGCTACCGATAAAACCGGCACCTTGACCGAAAACCGCATGGAAGTACGCGCCCTGGACAGCCCCGACCTCCAGGCGGCCTACCGGGTGTGCGCCTTAGCCAACGATGCCGACCATCAGGCTGGCGATCCCATGGATCTGGCCCTGCTGGATTATGTGCGTGCTCGAGGGGTCGACCCCGAGGAGCTACGCATCCGGCTACCCCGCCATTCCGAGCGGCCGTTTGACAGCCAGCACAAGTTCATGCGGGTGACGGTACGCGAAGGCGCCCAAACCACCAGTTACCTCAAAGGCGCCCCCGAGGTGCTGCTGGCCCGCTGCGCCCTGAGCCAGGCCGAGCTCGAGTCCTGGCGCGAAAAAGCGGCGGCCTATGCCGCAGAAGGTTACCGGGTACTGGGGCTGGCCTGGGGCCAGGGAGAGCGGGAGAAGGACCTTCACTTCGCCGGCCTGGCCCTGTTCTGGGATCCTCCCCGGCCCGAGGTGCCAGGGGCCATCCGACAAGCCCAGGAGGCTGGTATCCGAGTGCTGATGATCACCGGCGATCACCCTGCCACGGCCCTGGCCATTGCCCACCAGGTGGGCATCCAGGGTGACCGGGTGCTTACCGGCGAGGACCTCGAGGACTTCACCCCTGAGGCCTTGCAGCAGGCCCTGGACGAGGTCAATGTCTTCGCACGGGTGCGGCCCGAGCACAAACTACGCCTGGTGGAAGCGCTTAAGGCCCGGGGTGAGATCGTGGCCATGACCGGGGATGGGGTCAACGACGCCCCTGCGCTCAAACGCTCGGATGTGGGGGTGGCCATGGGGCAGCGCGGCTCGGATGTGAGCCGCGAGGTGGCCGATCTGGTGCTCCTCGACGACAACTTTGCCACCATTGTGGCTGCCATCGAGGAAGGCCGCAGCATCTACGAAAACATCCAGAAGTTTATTCGCTTCCTTTTCTCCACCAACGTGGCGTTGGTGCTGCTGGTGCTGCTGGGACTTATGGCTGCGGTGGTGCTGGGTTTGCGCGATGCAGCGGGGGCTTTCTTCTTACCCCTCACGGCAGTGCAGCTTTTGTGGATCAACATTATTGCCGACGGCCCCCCGGCCCTGGCCCTGGGCGTAGACCGCAACCCAGGCGTGATGCGCCAGCGTCCCCGCGACCCCAAAGCCCCCCTGCTGGATGGCCCCTCGCTGGCCTTTATCCTGGTCACTGGGGTGGCCAAGGCCGTGCTGGGGGCCAGCTTACTGGTCTTCCTGTACTTGCGGGGGGCGGGCCTCGAGGTGGTGCGCAGCTCGGTTTTTCTATACGAATCGCTGGCCCAGCTCATCTTCGCCTACCCTTCGCGCAGCGTGCGTCTGTTACCTCTTCCCAACCGCTGGCTGGATTTGAGCATATGGGGCGCGGTGGCCCTGATGGTGCTGATCTTTGCCCTGCCACAAGGGCGGGTCTTGCTGGGGCTGGCACCTCTAAACCTCGATCAGACCGGCTGGGTAATAGCCACAACCCTCCTCACCTGGGCGGTAGCGGCAGTCATGGCCCGCTGGTTCCGCCAGCAATCCAGGTGA